The genomic region tgttggacagattataagctttatgtttagtgtttctagcaagtaaaagatggagatTTAATGGACATCTTGAATTGACATTTGCTGGAATTTATTGACTATTGAAGCTCTtgcatttgagtaatttttgcaagagtttaaattttggtaaattttcaaGTGTTTGGCTGAAACGTATTTTGAATGTCCATGTTTGTGATTGGAATTGTTTTTGATTAACTTGACTTccttgtgaatgttattttggAATGAACTGttttgagacctagggctaatgattgatgaagccctaggtGAAAAATTTGATATCTGAATTGTGTATTTGGCTTTTTGTTCAACCGGGAATACAATGTgcaaatttgatttgaaatcgTGAAATCTGTTTTGGTCTGTTGAAGTTGAGTACTTTTAAATCAAGCTTTGTGAATTATTTATCTTACTATCAAGTTATAGAAATGAGAATAGCACGttaatattaaatttaaataacaGGGCGTTTTTAAAAGCCTTGCctaactagttaattcttttctttgcttaaactagttttATACTTTTAGGAATAATCGTATTAACTTTCTAAACTTTAATTTTTCGTAAAATTATTCCTGGCTAGTTTGTTTGAGGaaaaatgcttaaaacatgaatttaatatattaataaaaagaaaaggctttggaaaacttgttcggcaagaaaccttACTTCAAGTAAATTAGTTCTAGCTACTCCGttagaaagaaaagtatctttttttttgaaaactatATGAAATAATTTACTACTTCTACCAGTTTTAATTCTAAGTGGAATTGTCGATTTATTttgagaaagtaaactagtTATACGCTAGATAATCTTTGATACACGAAAACCTAGAACTTGTATAGAACACTTATAGTctttaaaacttggttttctagggtttaacgAGGACGCGGATtttgattcccagcttgacttttgagcttcactcttggtgagtgtccctgcttgttctatgcttatttggttaaagtgctttcgtGACTCGATATGCGATAATTGAAAAAATGAttgctgatccatcgaagtgagcagtgtatacttatcacactagcctttcgagtggtgacttgtttGAAGTATTTTTCGTGAATATTTAGCTTGCGTttgctataagtgttggacgtaaagtcgttgggtgaatccctggaccagtctataagtgttggacgtaaagtggttgggtgaatccctcgaccagtctataagtgttggacgtaacgtcgttgggtgaatccctcgaccagtctaaggtatactcgagtattaccactttcatgcttggcgtgcgggcccggtacaGGGGTAAGATTGGTGGTTggagttaagaaaaaaaaaaataataaaaagatcTAGACGGAccttaggtagtgaaagttgacggagggtcgacTACGGAATTTTGATCAAGCTCGTGGGGaaatggctcttgagagccctgtatcctttcttgtgctgttaaacgctttcctaattgtttacTTTAATTGAAGTTAATACTTGCTATTtgttttatgtgattgcatgttttggggcaccactgagctttggctcaccccacgttattttgttttccttgacaggtcttggCATGTGAGAAAGATCTGAAATCTACTTTACCGGTTATGAATGTAATTCGAATTAAACAGTGTAACTTTGTTTTGGGTTGCTatttgaagctggaaaagtgcaaaccctggTTTTGTTACTTGGCTTGTAAGAATGTATCTGGCTGGTATAAATTTGTTAAATGGGATTTGTTTGACTTTATTCCGTGGGTTGTAACGCGTAAAATATTTAAGAATCGACGAGTCGCTATCTTAAagtgctgttatctctgaagttaatgtggtcttGGTTATTGGTCTATTTTTGGTGGATCAATATTGTAATAGCTTAGGCTATACTTTAGaaaggatttgggctagatttcttgcatgagtcctggcgagagctaggcagacggcctgcaaaccctctggttcgccttaggggaaagtgggatcgccacaggtggtatcagagtctaggttagaaaagttatATGAAAGACATATTAGATatgttagaaaccctaatcctTTCTAGAAGTAAGAAATGAGACCATTAGATATGTCTTAAGTGATATCTGAACCAGTTAGCTATTTAAGTTTTAACCTTTGGGTTTTGATTCTTTGGCAGGTATGGAAAACAGAAATGGACATGCTAATGGTGATGGAGTGACTAATGGACACGTAGAGCCGCTTAGATCCATCTCATATAGGCCACGAGGTGGATGAGCTCATGTGCGGTATACACCAGCTGATAGGTATCCTCGATGCCAGTGTAGAGCTACTTACGCTTACCCTAATGAGTTAGTGCAATCTTTGGACGATGAGCGCCGCCAGTTGTGGGACGCTAATCATACCTTGACCCAAGATGCTGAGGAGTTGAGCATCATGGTTGACACCCAGTTCGACCGTATAGCCGACTTAGAGATGAGGCTAGCGGCTGAGCATGCTAGGTTGGAGGCTGCTCGTGTGGAGATTGAGCGACAGAGGTCTCGGGTGACTCGATTAGTTGAGGGGATACGTGATAGGAGTGTTGGTATTAGGGCTGACGCCACTATGATGATGGATGAGGCCACGAGTATTCTTCAGGGTAATGCTCAGGCGAGTGGCGAGGAGGAccaggaggaggatccggaggaggacgtTGCTCCTGGtagccctgctgagggttaggTTAGGTCTGACTTGATAGTACGAGATATGTAGGGATAGAAAGTGGGACATTTGTTAGGTCATCAAATTTTGTCTAGTTGGATGACTTACGTTTGAGGCACCCATCcctaatttttttgtttaagggattatttgtatgtatttttgtTAAACTCATGTGCCTTACTTTTGGAAAGTGTCCCAACCGTTATTGTATGACTCTCACGTGGAATATATATTAAGCatcttattcttcttcttctcaattttgatttgattttatttACAAAGAGAAAACTAATAACAAATAATATTCTCGCCTAATTGCCTTATTTCTCAATAATAGGCATAACTAGGTCATGGATCGACAAGTGATAGGTAGGGGCGAACTAGACAACCCCCCGAGGAGGGTGGTGATAGGGAACTTGAGGTCAATCAAGACCAAGTGGCCACCGCAATTAATCGAATCACTGATGTCCTACAACGCTTGACTGAGCACCAAGCCTCTGGACAAGTACGTCACCAAGGAGGCCCAGCCGATACTGAGGATCGGGCACTGGAGAGATTTTTGAAGTTCGGACCTCCCAAGTTCTATGGAGGACCTGAACCGGAGGTAGCCGAAGGCTGGTGGGAGAGAATCTCCGACATTTTCGCAGCCTTAAACAATGCGGAAGAAAGACAAGTGACTTTCGCTgcattccagtttgagggagctgctcgcTCCTGGTGGAACCTGGTCAGGGTTAACTGGGACAGGAATCATACTCCCAGAACCTGGGCaaacttcacaagggagttcaacGCCGAGTTTCTTCCACCTCTCAtccaggagaaaagagaggacgaCTTCATCAAATGTAGGCAAGGGGcgatgagtgtcgccgaatatgaggtCTAATTCACGAAATTGTCccgttttgctcctgaattggtagccacAGAACGAGGGCGTGtaaggaggtttgtgcagggacTAAATGTGGAAATTCAGGAAGGTTTAGCTGCCGTTCGACTGGACACATTTGCCAATGCTGTCGAGAGAGCCCAAAGGGTTGAAGTAGCCAGAGCCCAAGTAAAATCCTTTCAGGCTAAGAAAAGATTTGCCCCTAGTAGCAGTCGGGAGCCAACTTATGGAAGTACTCCACCGGCCAAAATGGGTCGAGGAACGGGTGGAATGAATAGTCCTGGAATATCACGAGGCGCTCTAGCGAGAGGAACTGGGACAAGAAGTGCAGGGGGAAGAGATAATGGAGCTAGAGGGGGACCAACTGGAAGGGGTCAACCTAGAAATGTCTCGCAAGGAGGTCGTACGATAATTTCCCAGGTGACTTGCGCGTATTGCAAGAAAATTGGCCATACTGAGGACGTTTGCTggaagaaacaagaaaagtgCTTGAAGTGCGGAAGCAGTGAGCACCAAATTTCGGGTTGCCCAAAAATGCAAGATGGTGGTACCCTGAATGCTACACCAGTCAATTCTGGAGGAAATAGGCCGAAAGTTCCGGCCAGGGTGTACGCTATAAATGACCAACCtgtacctgattcctcggaaGTTGTGGAAGGTACTCTTCCAATTTTTCATCGATTAGCTAGAGTAGTAATTGATCCTGAtgcaactcattcatttgtgaatCCAACTTTTATGTCCGGAATTGATGTGCAATCTGTTAAATTACCCTtcgatcttgaagttaggacacctATGGGTAATAAGAGTATAATCACTAGCCTGGCCGATAAGAACTACGAATTCTGGGTTGGAGAGCGTAAGATGCTAGTAGACCTAGTCAGTTTGGACATAAAAGGGTATGATGTTATCATAGGAATGGATTTCctagctcattaccatgctAAGTTTGACTGTAGGgcaaaagtggtagaattttggATTCCTGGGGAAGCAACCttgaaattggatgtgaaaGGTAGGTTAGCATCAACTGCCATGATTTCGGAAATTCGGGCAAGAAAAATGTTGtataaaggagcgcaaggtttcttagcttttCTGATTAACGCTCCCTGTGACCAAGTGAAGTTAGAAGATGTACCAGTGGTACGGGAATTTTCTGATATTTTTCCCGAAGAACTAAAAACATTACCGCCGGAGAGAGAAGTGAAGTTCAAGATTGATTTGGTGCCGGGAACGGCTCCGATTTCtaagactccgtaccgaatgTCTCCTGCAGAGCTAAAAGAGTTGAAAATTCAACTGCAGGACCTACTGGAGAAAGTTTTCGATAGAGAAAGTGACTCACCATGGGGCGCACCCGTTCTATTTGTCAAGAAAAATGACGGAAGCTTGAGGTTATGTATCGATTACCGAGGGTTAAACGAGATTAcaattaagaacaaataccctcTACCTTTGATCGATAGTTTATTTGATCAGCTGCAAGGATCTGTAGTTTTCTCTAAACTGGACTTGAGGCAAGGGTATTACCAATTgaaaattaagaaggaagacatacccaaaactgcttttaatacaagatacggacattttgaatttgcagtcatgccatttggattaactaaTGCACCAGTTGCTTTCATGGATTTGATGCAGCGAGTTTTTAAGAAGTATCTGGATCAGTTCGTAGTGATTTTCATCgatgatattttgatatatTCTAAGACTCGAGAGGAACATGTTAAGCACTTGGAGATGGTTTTACAGATATTAAGAGAGCATAAGTGGTATGCCAAAttcagtaagtgcgagttttggctggaagAGATATCTTTTCTAGGACATAAGGTTTCTAAAGATGGAATTGCCGTagatccggcaaaagttgaggcagTCACAATGTGGAAAcagccagaaactccaacagaggttagaagtttcttgggtttaGCGGGTTACTATAGGAggtttatcaaggatttttcgaagattgctggacctatgGCCGAACTGACCAAGAAAGGTAACAAGTTTATCTGGACTCCAAAGTGCGAGTCAAGCTTTCAAGAGTTAAAAAGGCGCTTAACATCAGCTACTGTGTTGGCTTTGCCTGACGGAGTAGAAGGTTATGTCGTATACTCTGATGCCTCTAGAGAAGGTCTAGGATGCGTACTAATGCAAAAGGGTAAGGTAGTTGCCtacgcctctagaaaattgaagtctCACGAGCAAAATTACCCAACGCATGACCTAGAATTGGCCGCAGTGATCCttgccttaaagaaatggagacattacttgtatggtgtgacctttgaggtttatacggaccacaagagccttaagtacttgttttctcaaaaggaattgaatttgagacagagacgatgggtagaatttttataagattatgattgttcaataaactaccacccaggaaaagccaacgtggtagcagacgctctaagtagaaaagcccaagtagcggggttaatggtaaaagaatgggaCATGTTAGAAGAGATTAGCAattggaaccctcgcttggagagATTGAAGATTTTATTTGGGAACCTGATGTTGAAATCACCGTTGATGGAgcgtattaaagaggcacagaAAACGGACCCCACGATCCAGAAAAGGTTGAAAACAGTGCAAAACGGAGAAAACCTAGATTTTAAACTAGGGTCTGAAGGAGAATTAAGGTTTCAAGATCGAATTGTGGTTCCAGTTGATGAAGAattaaggaaagaaattctagaagaatcacatcgatcgaGGTATACTATACACCCAGGAGTGAACAAAATGTATCATGATGTGAAGGAATCATACTGGTGGGACGGTTTGAAAAAAGGACGTGGCAAAGtttgtacaaaaatgtctgATATGCCAgcaagtaaaagctgaacatcagaaaccttcTGGTTTATTGCAGCCACTAGAAATCCCTGAATGGACGTGGGACCACataaccatggattttgtaacgggGTTGCCTCGAAGTTGAAAAGGATTTGATGCGGTTTGGGTAATAGTTGACAGGCTTACCAAGTCCGCACATTTTCTACCTGTAAGCATGAGTTTTTCTTTAGAGAAATTGGCCAAGTTGTACACAAAAGAGATcatgagattgcatggtatctgtgatgcccccacttctcccaagggcgaacccaagggtatccacgggacgcctgcccagctctcgccaggactcaagacaaatcgTTTCAAGCTTATCGATACATAACAATTAATACGagccaaataaagaaaagtcgcttccataatcaACCATCCAAGGCTCAAaccacgagttcaaaatacatcagttaGCCAATCCTTATATAAAGTTCCCAAAAGATACATTAGTTCCCCAAACTATACAACAATCACAAGTCCAGCCAaaacatttgaaaccctaataccaaaatacatcaaaagggGTTCCTCCGAAGTTCACTTTCTCCattcctattaaggaaaacaaactaatgagatgagccaatactcaatgaggccaagaaacacacatgcaaacacataatccaagtaGCCGCAAAGTATATAGTAAGTAAAGCTATAaagttcgaataattcacatttcgaataggaaaaataaacagaaacaattcaaggatactgtagctctcaggagctaaattccacgtagtcgagtcaaagtcttgatcacatctcacgttgacactccgtcaaccacataagtatcgaatccgtagatacaccac from Coffea eugenioides isolate CCC68of unplaced genomic scaffold, Ceug_1.0 ScVebR1_1781;HRSCAF=2698, whole genome shotgun sequence harbors:
- the LOC113755857 gene encoding uncharacterized protein LOC113755857 → MYLAGMENRNGHANGDGVTNGHCRATYAYPNELVQSLDDERRQLWDANHTLTQDAEELSIMVDTQFDRIADLEMRLAAEHARLEAARVEIERQRSRVTRLVEGIRDRSVGIRADATMMMDEATSILQGNAQASGEEDQEEDPEEDVAPGSPAEASGQVRHQGGPADTEDRALERFLKFGPPKFYGGPEPEVAEGWWERISDIFAALNNAEERQVTFAAFQFEGAARSWWNLVRVNWDRNHTPRTWANFTREFNAEFLPPLIQEKREDDFIKSTERGRVRRFVQGLNVEIQEGLAAVRLDTFANAVERAQRVEVARAQVKSFQAKKRFAPSSSREPTYGSTPPAKMGRGTGGMNSPGISRGALARGTGTRSAGGRDNGARGGPTGRGQPRNVSQGGRTIISQVTCAYCKKIGHTEDVCWKKQEKCLKCGSSEHQISGCPKMQDGGTLNATPVNSGGNRPKVPARVYAINDQPVPDSSEVVEGTLPIFHRLARVVIDPDATHSFVNPTFMSGIDVQSVKLPFDLEVRTPMGNKSIITSLADKNYEFWVGERKMLVDLVSLDIKGYDVIIGMDFLAHYHAKFDCRAKVVEFWIPGEATLKLDVKGRLASTAMISEIRARKMLYKGAQGFLAFLINAPCDQVKLEDVPVVREFSDIFPEELKTLPPEREVKFKIDLVPGTAPISKTPYRMSPAELKELKIQLQDLLEKVFDRESDSPWGAPVLFVKKNDGSLRLCIDYRGLNEITIKNKYPLPLIDSLFDQLQGSRVFKKYLDQFVVIFIDDILIYSKTREEHVKHLEMVLQILREHKWYAKFSKCEFWLEEISFLGHKVSKDGIAVDPAKVEAVTMWKQPETPTEVRSFLGLAGYYRRFIKDFSKIAGPMAELTKKGNKFIWTPKCESSFQELKRRLTSATVLALPDGVEGYVVYSDASREGLGCVLMQKGK